One window of Microbacterium sp. 1S1 genomic DNA carries:
- a CDS encoding error-prone DNA polymerase, whose protein sequence is MGWHNPPLTWDQLERTLSGEPAPGSAPAPPGLRPDPGPVSRPRKRVPPVLPERPEEAVPYAELHAHSSYSFLDGASSPEDLLAEAERLGLSALALTDHDGFYGAARFAELAELMELRLQTVYGAELSLDLPSSPQGAADPAGSHLLVLARGLEGYHRLSGAITAAQLRGGEKGRPVYDLDDLAATADGHWTILTGCRKGAVRRGLEAGDAAAPLRRLVDLFGNDNVAVELFDHGDPLDTRRNDALADLADRMRLPVVATNNVHYARPDQAPLAEAVAAVRAVRSMDELDGWLPAHGGAHLRSGAEMTARFRRYPGAISHGLELAAASAFPLRMARPALPRQDVPAGHTPMSWLRKLVWDAVPTKYPRLDEDGHRRIERELDVIEEKDFPGYFLIVHGIVAEARRRGILCQGRGSAAASAVCYLLGITAVDPILYRLPFERFLATTRTEEPDIDVDFDSRRREEIIQWVYREYGRERAAQVANVIQYRPKNAVRDMARALGHSPGQQDSWSRQVDGWGSGLEPVEGHDIPDTVLDYAGELLKAPRHLGIHSGGMVLTARPVGEVVPVEHARMEDRTVIQWDKDDAAFMGLVKFDLLGLGMLAALQHCFDLVREATGEEWTLETLPKEEAGVYDMLCRADSIGVFQVESRAQIGLLPRLQPRRFYDLAIQIALIRPGPIQGGAVHPFVRRKMAKDKVDEANRVREAKGEPLEEFPIPYPHHDLEDILARTLGIPIFQEQLIQMATAVGDCTADEADLLRRAMGSKRGLEKIEKVRDKLYAGMARRGLVDEAADRIYAQIQAFSNFGFAESHSLSFALLVYASSWLKLHYPAAFLAGLLRSQPMGFYSPATLTADARRHGVEVRRPDLHRSAATETLEPLTPDAAGATGRPDCLVDPQPPVHRFDRSAPDESAAHRRDGRFAVRLGLSGIRGIGVPLAERIVAEREANGPYRDLHDLVRRTDATAAQLEALATAGAFACLGLERREAIWLAGAAAEDRSRFLPGTTVAVQPPLFADQTSYERLSADLWATGISTDDHPMTHFRAELRARGVLTAADLQRHESGRRVEVAGLVTHRQRPATAAGVTFINLEDESGLVNVICSTGVWGRFGRIARESPALIIRGILERSPEGVVNVLADAFEDLRTGVTHRSRDFR, encoded by the coding sequence ATGGGCTGGCACAACCCGCCGTTGACCTGGGATCAGCTCGAACGCACCCTCAGCGGAGAGCCCGCTCCGGGATCCGCACCCGCGCCGCCCGGGCTTCGACCTGACCCCGGTCCGGTGAGCCGGCCACGGAAGCGCGTCCCCCCTGTCCTCCCCGAGCGTCCTGAGGAGGCGGTGCCCTATGCCGAGCTGCACGCACATTCCTCCTACTCGTTCCTCGACGGGGCGTCCTCCCCCGAAGACCTCCTCGCGGAGGCCGAGCGTCTCGGTCTGAGCGCTCTCGCCCTCACCGACCACGACGGGTTCTACGGCGCCGCCCGCTTCGCGGAGCTGGCGGAGCTCATGGAACTGCGGCTGCAGACCGTGTACGGCGCCGAGCTCTCGCTCGACCTCCCCTCCTCCCCGCAGGGGGCTGCCGATCCCGCGGGCTCGCATCTGCTCGTGCTCGCTCGGGGCCTCGAGGGATACCACCGGCTGTCGGGCGCGATCACGGCGGCCCAGCTGCGCGGCGGGGAGAAGGGACGCCCGGTCTACGACCTCGACGACCTCGCCGCGACCGCCGACGGGCACTGGACCATCCTGACCGGCTGTCGCAAAGGCGCGGTACGGCGAGGGCTCGAGGCCGGAGACGCCGCCGCACCGCTGCGCCGTCTCGTCGACCTCTTCGGGAACGACAACGTCGCCGTCGAGCTCTTCGACCACGGCGATCCGCTGGACACGCGGCGCAATGACGCCCTCGCGGACCTCGCCGACCGGATGCGACTCCCCGTCGTGGCGACCAACAACGTGCACTACGCCCGGCCGGACCAGGCGCCGCTCGCCGAGGCGGTGGCCGCGGTCCGAGCGGTCCGGAGTATGGACGAGCTCGACGGCTGGCTGCCGGCCCACGGCGGAGCGCACCTGCGCAGCGGAGCGGAGATGACGGCACGCTTCCGGCGATATCCCGGCGCGATCTCCCACGGACTGGAGCTGGCGGCGGCTTCCGCTTTCCCGTTGCGGATGGCGCGCCCCGCTCTCCCCCGACAGGACGTACCGGCGGGGCACACACCGATGAGCTGGCTGCGGAAGCTGGTCTGGGATGCGGTCCCCACGAAGTATCCGCGACTGGATGAGGATGGTCATCGGCGCATCGAGCGCGAGCTCGACGTGATCGAGGAGAAGGACTTCCCCGGATACTTCCTCATCGTGCACGGCATCGTGGCGGAGGCCCGGCGCCGCGGCATCCTCTGCCAGGGGCGAGGATCCGCGGCCGCAAGCGCGGTCTGCTACCTGCTGGGCATCACCGCGGTCGACCCGATCCTCTACCGTCTCCCCTTCGAGCGCTTCCTCGCCACCACCCGTACGGAGGAACCGGACATCGACGTGGACTTCGACTCGCGGCGACGGGAGGAGATCATCCAGTGGGTCTATCGGGAGTACGGCAGGGAGCGAGCGGCTCAGGTGGCGAACGTCATCCAGTACCGGCCGAAGAACGCGGTCCGCGACATGGCCAGGGCGCTCGGGCATTCGCCGGGACAACAGGACTCCTGGTCGCGGCAGGTGGACGGCTGGGGCTCGGGGCTCGAACCCGTCGAGGGGCACGACATCCCCGACACCGTGCTCGACTATGCGGGCGAGCTGCTGAAGGCGCCGCGGCACCTGGGGATCCACTCGGGCGGCATGGTGCTCACGGCCCGCCCGGTCGGCGAGGTGGTTCCGGTGGAGCACGCGCGCATGGAGGACCGCACCGTGATCCAGTGGGACAAGGACGACGCCGCCTTCATGGGATTGGTGAAGTTCGATCTGCTGGGTCTGGGCATGCTGGCGGCACTGCAGCACTGCTTCGATCTGGTCAGGGAAGCGACGGGCGAAGAGTGGACGCTGGAGACCCTGCCGAAGGAGGAGGCGGGTGTCTACGACATGCTCTGCCGGGCCGACTCGATCGGCGTCTTCCAAGTGGAGTCCCGCGCACAGATCGGGCTGCTCCCCCGGCTGCAGCCGCGGCGCTTCTACGACCTCGCGATCCAGATCGCCCTCATCCGCCCCGGGCCCATCCAGGGGGGAGCCGTCCACCCGTTCGTCCGGCGGAAGATGGCGAAGGACAAGGTGGACGAGGCGAACAGGGTGCGGGAGGCCAAGGGCGAGCCCCTCGAGGAGTTCCCCATCCCGTACCCGCACCACGACCTCGAGGACATCCTCGCGCGGACCCTGGGCATCCCCATCTTCCAGGAGCAGCTCATCCAGATGGCCACGGCTGTCGGCGACTGCACGGCCGATGAGGCGGACCTGCTGCGCAGGGCGATGGGATCGAAGCGGGGTCTGGAGAAGATCGAGAAGGTCAGGGACAAGCTGTACGCGGGGATGGCCCGTCGCGGTCTCGTCGACGAGGCCGCGGACCGCATCTACGCACAGATCCAGGCGTTCTCGAACTTCGGCTTCGCTGAGTCGCATTCGTTGTCCTTCGCCCTGCTCGTCTACGCGAGCTCGTGGCTCAAGCTGCACTACCCGGCCGCCTTCCTGGCGGGTCTGCTGCGGTCGCAGCCGATGGGCTTCTATTCCCCAGCGACCCTCACGGCGGATGCCCGTCGGCACGGCGTGGAGGTCCGCCGCCCCGATCTCCACCGCTCCGCTGCCACCGAGACTCTCGAGCCGCTCACCCCGGACGCCGCCGGAGCCACCGGGCGGCCCGACTGCCTGGTCGATCCTCAGCCACCCGTCCACCGTTTCGATCGGAGCGCACCGGATGAATCCGCCGCGCACCGCCGGGACGGACGATTCGCGGTGCGCCTGGGGCTCAGCGGCATCCGTGGGATCGGGGTGCCGCTGGCGGAGCGCATCGTCGCCGAGCGCGAGGCGAACGGCCCCTACCGCGACCTGCACGATCTCGTTCGCCGGACCGACGCCACGGCTGCTCAACTGGAGGCCCTCGCCACCGCCGGGGCCTTCGCCTGCCTCGGGTTAGAGCGCCGGGAGGCGATCTGGCTCGCCGGCGCGGCGGCGGAGGATCGCTCCCGGTTCCTCCCGGGAACCACGGTGGCGGTGCAGCCGCCGCTGTTCGCCGATCAGACCAGCTACGAGCGGCTCTCGGCGGATCTCTGGGCCACGGGCATCTCCACCGACGACCACCCGATGACGCACTTCCGCGCGGAGCTGAGGGCGCGGGGCGTCCTGACGGCTGCGGATCTGCAGCGGCACGAATCCGGTAGACGCGTGGAGGTGGCAGGTCTCGTCACCCACCGGCAACGACCCGCTACCGCCGCCGGGGTCACCTTCATCAACCTCGAGGACGAGAGCGGCCTCGTGAACGTGATCTGCTCCACCGGAGTGTGGGGCCGCTTCGGCCGCATCGCGCGGGAGTCTCCGGCACTCATCATCCGCGGAATCCTCGAGCGTTCTCCGGAGGGCGTGGTCAACGTGCTCGCCGACGCCTTCGAGGATCTCCGCACCGGGGTCACGCACCGCTCACGGGACTTCCGATGA
- a CDS encoding DUF72 domain-containing protein — translation MTRRGGRGRVRIGVSGWRYARWRGDFYPRGLPQRRELEHIGSLFPTVELNGSFYSLQRPDSYRRWADSVPEDFVFAVKGSRYVSHMLRLRNVEQALANFFASGVLALGPRLGPILWQLPERQRFDAELLGTFLDTLPRTTAEALELARRHDERLQDRAWLEIDADRPLRYALEPRSDSFAEEPSLRLLHDHGTSLVIADTAGKWPRFDALTSGIVYIRLHGAQMLYHSAYTEAELRDWATLIRGWADGTGAGDGKPRDVYVYFDNDARGHAPHDALALVRLVAEASL, via the coding sequence ATGACGCGGAGAGGTGGTCGAGGTCGGGTTCGCATCGGTGTCTCGGGGTGGCGCTACGCCCGGTGGCGCGGCGACTTCTACCCCCGCGGGCTGCCGCAGCGACGAGAGCTCGAGCACATCGGCTCGCTGTTCCCCACCGTGGAGCTCAACGGATCGTTCTACTCGCTGCAGCGGCCCGACAGCTACCGCCGGTGGGCGGACAGCGTCCCCGAGGACTTCGTGTTCGCGGTCAAGGGCTCGCGCTACGTCAGTCACATGCTGCGGCTGCGGAACGTCGAGCAGGCCCTGGCGAACTTCTTCGCCTCCGGGGTCCTCGCGCTCGGCCCCCGCCTGGGTCCGATCCTCTGGCAGCTCCCCGAGCGTCAGCGCTTCGATGCCGAGCTCCTGGGGACCTTCCTCGACACGCTCCCTCGGACGACCGCAGAGGCCCTCGAGCTCGCACGCCGTCACGACGAGAGGCTCCAGGACAGGGCGTGGCTCGAGATCGACGCCGACCGTCCCCTCCGGTACGCCCTCGAACCGCGTTCCGACTCCTTCGCCGAAGAGCCGAGTCTGCGTCTCCTGCACGACCATGGCACCTCACTCGTGATCGCCGACACCGCCGGGAAGTGGCCCCGGTTCGACGCGCTCACCTCCGGCATCGTCTACATTCGGCTCCACGGCGCGCAGATGCTCTACCACAGCGCATACACCGAGGCTGAGCTGCGGGACTGGGCGACCCTCATCCGCGGCTGGGCCGACGGGACCGGGGCCGGCGATGGGAAGCCGCGAGATGTCTACGTCTACTTCGACAACGACGCGCGGGGACACGCGCCCCACGACGCGTTGGCTCTGGTCAGGCTCGTCGCGGAGGCCTCCCTGTGA
- a CDS encoding NADPH-dependent FMN reductase, with translation MTHRIGYLIGSLASDSINRVLATALVRLAPPELELVEIPIRDLPLYNRDDELEPVSAVTAFKRAVEGSDGLLLVSPEYNRSIPGALKNAIDWGSRPWGHNSFARKPTGIIGASTGAIGTAVMQSSMRSVLSFLNAPQLNAPEAYITFRPEVFGADGQVHDADTEKFLAHYMEEYAAFVERVLSLTAPGHVGDR, from the coding sequence ATGACCCACCGGATCGGCTATCTCATCGGCAGCCTCGCATCGGACTCGATCAACCGCGTCCTCGCCACGGCCCTCGTACGGCTGGCGCCGCCGGAGCTCGAGCTCGTGGAGATCCCCATCCGAGACCTCCCGCTGTACAACCGCGACGACGAACTCGAACCCGTGTCCGCCGTCACCGCGTTCAAACGCGCGGTCGAGGGCTCGGACGGTCTGCTCCTCGTCTCACCGGAGTACAACCGGTCCATCCCCGGTGCGCTGAAGAACGCCATCGACTGGGGCTCGCGCCCGTGGGGGCACAACTCCTTCGCCCGCAAACCCACCGGGATCATCGGGGCCTCCACCGGCGCGATCGGCACGGCGGTCATGCAGTCCTCGATGCGGAGCGTGCTGAGCTTCCTCAACGCGCCGCAACTCAACGCACCCGAGGCCTACATCACGTTCCGACCCGAGGTGTTCGGCGCGGACGGCCAGGTGCATGACGCCGACACGGAGAAGTTCCTCGCGCATTACATGGAGGAGTACGCGGCCTTCGTCGAACGAGTGCTGTCGCTCACCGCTCCGGGCCACGTCGGCGACCGGTAG
- the helR gene encoding RNA polymerase recycling motor ATPase HelR, producing the protein MLDPFHLSDRHAAKSADRLIAADRAHLRRLDAALSRERDALSARLALLRRQTAEAGVTAVERDLEIRRLSATLRLRDRFGIDMCLGRMTPADGPPVYIGRSGVSDADGTRLLVDWRAPAAEPYFAATWEDPKGLVARRRYRWTDGRITDYWDEALCPAGLTDTVSLDDQSAFLASLDTDRTGRMRDVLATIQADQDAIVRAPSPGTLVVDGGPGTGKTVVALHRAAQLLYAEPRLTNGAGGMLFVGPNAQYLGYVEDVLPSLGEDTVRLCTLRDLTPEGATAIAETDPRVAAAKERLDPDRVIAAAVAALTSPPPHALRIESPWADLWVGRDDWADLFATADPATPRNEARDEVWEELLEMLVDQLPDEEVPESAVRRWLRQDDELTGTFVRAWPLLSPAAVVATLWASPGLLARCAPGLSPEDLEALRRSDGGPWTDADLPLLDAAHRRIGSPEAVREQHRRQAASAAVQDQMSAVVQHLVASDDSEMKVMSILRGQDARNVLAGVDAPAPLPPDELAGPFGHIVVDEAQELTDAQWRTLLARCPSRSFTVVGDRAQARREFTESWGERLERLGLRDVRVASLRVNYRTPAEVMAVAGPAIREALPDANVPSSVRESGIPIRHGGLGEVDDVLDAWLASHPDGVAAVIGDSAFAPRPRVRALTPESAKGLEFDLVVLVRPEAFGDGRIGAVDRYVAMTRTTRELVVLR; encoded by the coding sequence GTGCTCGACCCCTTTCACCTTTCCGATCGACATGCCGCGAAGTCGGCGGACCGCCTCATCGCCGCCGACCGCGCTCACCTCCGGCGGCTCGATGCTGCGTTGTCGCGCGAACGGGACGCGCTATCCGCCCGCCTCGCGCTCCTGCGACGGCAGACCGCCGAAGCCGGCGTCACGGCGGTGGAGCGCGACCTCGAGATCCGGCGACTCAGCGCGACGCTGCGGCTCAGGGACCGGTTCGGGATCGACATGTGCCTCGGCCGCATGACGCCGGCCGACGGGCCACCCGTCTACATCGGTCGCAGCGGCGTCTCCGACGCGGACGGCACGCGGCTGCTCGTCGACTGGCGGGCCCCGGCCGCGGAGCCGTACTTCGCCGCCACTTGGGAGGACCCGAAGGGCCTCGTCGCGCGGCGCCGGTATCGCTGGACGGACGGGCGGATCACGGACTACTGGGACGAGGCCCTGTGCCCGGCGGGGCTCACGGACACGGTATCCCTCGACGACCAATCCGCCTTCCTCGCCAGTCTGGACACCGACCGCACGGGGCGGATGCGCGACGTGCTGGCGACGATCCAGGCGGATCAGGACGCGATCGTCCGGGCACCCTCGCCGGGCACCCTCGTCGTGGACGGGGGGCCGGGCACCGGGAAGACCGTCGTCGCGCTGCACCGTGCGGCGCAGCTCCTGTACGCGGAGCCCCGACTCACGAACGGCGCGGGCGGCATGCTCTTCGTGGGGCCGAATGCCCAATACCTCGGGTACGTCGAGGACGTGCTGCCGAGCCTCGGAGAGGACACGGTGCGGCTGTGCACCCTGCGGGACCTCACTCCGGAAGGTGCGACCGCCATCGCCGAGACGGACCCTCGCGTCGCGGCGGCGAAGGAGCGACTGGATCCGGACCGGGTGATCGCGGCGGCGGTCGCGGCCCTGACGAGTCCTCCCCCGCATGCGCTCCGCATCGAGTCGCCGTGGGCCGACCTCTGGGTGGGCAGGGACGACTGGGCCGACCTCTTCGCGACAGCGGATCCGGCAACGCCGCGCAACGAGGCGCGGGATGAGGTCTGGGAGGAGCTCCTGGAGATGCTCGTCGATCAGCTCCCCGACGAGGAGGTCCCCGAGTCCGCGGTTCGCCGATGGCTGCGGCAGGACGACGAGCTCACCGGGACGTTCGTCCGGGCCTGGCCACTCCTCTCGCCTGCGGCTGTGGTCGCGACGCTCTGGGCTTCGCCGGGGCTTCTCGCGCGATGCGCCCCCGGTCTCTCGCCGGAGGATCTGGAAGCCCTGCGTCGCAGCGACGGCGGACCGTGGACGGACGCGGATCTCCCCCTGCTCGACGCGGCGCACCGACGGATCGGGAGTCCCGAGGCCGTGCGAGAGCAGCATCGACGCCAGGCGGCGTCCGCGGCGGTGCAGGACCAGATGTCCGCGGTGGTCCAGCACCTGGTGGCGAGCGACGACAGCGAGATGAAGGTGATGTCCATCCTGCGCGGCCAGGACGCCAGGAACGTGCTCGCCGGAGTGGATGCCCCGGCCCCGCTGCCGCCGGATGAGCTGGCGGGTCCCTTCGGGCACATCGTCGTGGACGAAGCGCAGGAACTGACCGACGCGCAATGGCGCACGCTTCTCGCGCGCTGTCCATCCCGGAGCTTCACGGTCGTGGGCGACCGGGCGCAGGCGCGACGGGAGTTCACGGAGTCCTGGGGCGAGCGCCTGGAGCGCCTCGGGCTGCGGGACGTGCGCGTCGCCTCGCTGCGGGTGAACTACCGCACGCCCGCCGAGGTGATGGCGGTGGCCGGCCCCGCGATCCGCGAAGCCCTGCCGGATGCGAACGTCCCCTCGTCGGTGCGAGAGAGCGGTATCCCGATCCGCCACGGTGGGCTCGGCGAGGTGGACGACGTGCTGGATGCCTGGCTGGCCTCGCACCCGGACGGGGTGGCCGCGGTCATCGGCGACTCGGCGTTCGCACCGCGGCCTCGCGTCCGCGCATTGACGCCGGAAAGTGCCAAGGGGCTGGAGTTCGATCTCGTGGTACTCGTACGGCCGGAAGCGTTCGGCGACGGGCGCATCGGCGCGGTCGACCGCTACGTCGCGATGACCAGGACGACCAGGGAACTCGTCGTGCTGCGGTGA
- a CDS encoding DUF2188 domain-containing protein, with the protein MAIASIVTRSKNGQWVNEVDGAPELSRSYTSRDEAIEEGEALASEHGVRHEIEHSEPTGVITDGGDPDDA; encoded by the coding sequence ATGGCCATCGCATCGATCGTGACCCGATCCAAGAACGGCCAGTGGGTGAACGAGGTGGACGGTGCCCCCGAACTCTCCCGCAGCTACACCAGCCGCGACGAGGCGATCGAAGAGGGGGAGGCACTCGCGTCCGAGCACGGCGTCCGCCACGAGATCGAGCACAGCGAGCCGACCGGCGTCATCACCGACGGGGGTGACCCGGACGACGCCTGA
- a CDS encoding sugar ABC transporter ATPase, which translates to MESTPDDVGGQPLRDGDATTEADPSNDPAQAEWERTEALDDGATPEELDATTATGRDPDEIPDPDDQVPATDLPGSAPQPESQGDDPVLADLGDDGQGDLGPGDV; encoded by the coding sequence ATGGAATCGACACCCGACGACGTCGGCGGTCAGCCGCTGCGTGACGGCGACGCGACAACCGAGGCCGACCCCAGCAACGATCCCGCGCAGGCGGAATGGGAGCGCACGGAAGCCCTCGACGACGGCGCGACGCCGGAGGAGCTGGACGCGACCACCGCGACGGGCCGTGATCCCGACGAGATCCCCGACCCCGACGACCAGGTGCCGGCGACGGACCTGCCTGGTTCCGCTCCGCAGCCCGAGAGCCAGGGGGATGACCCGGTGCTCGCCGACCTCGGCGACGACGGGCAGGGCGACCTGGGCCCCGGAGACGTCTGA